One Desulforegula conservatrix Mb1Pa DNA segment encodes these proteins:
- a CDS encoding efflux RND transporter periplasmic adaptor subunit produces MDLKIARQQLDYLSSIIELEKIFRAAETPEHASFLMLNESTKLIKYKQAFFWRIKKANDVIIENVSGTDSFDIRSPYIDFIIRFAKNVVSSNQDDNIKCFCISDLVSPDDKDAWLEWGIGELLYCPLTGPDKKAGGGIFFIRSEPWLDAEREIASIITSSFYYAWLAHFSCHKSFFIGFFESVSEKKSRKYLIAVFFLLMIFPIRLSSVGSLEIKSKNPYIITAPVEAVVKEFFVVPNQEVEKGGLLFKFDDIKIRNEYEVVSKALNVAKAELKSSTQKGFIDEPSRAMAQILESRVDLKQAELNYLSEKLSMIKIKAPIDGVVIFSDQYDWLGKPVSIGEKIMEVAAPSNVEAEIMLPVQDAINVDNGSEIKVFLNIEPQKPLKASLKHAGYEAETTPSGIVAFRLKGDFEAGQKIPRIGLRGSAKIYGKRVPFFYYILRKPLSYIRQLTGL; encoded by the coding sequence ATGGATTTAAAAATTGCTCGACAACAACTGGATTATTTAAGTTCAATTATAGAACTTGAGAAGATCTTCCGAGCTGCTGAAACGCCAGAACATGCATCCTTTTTGATGCTTAATGAATCTACAAAACTCATTAAATATAAACAGGCATTTTTTTGGAGGATTAAAAAAGCTAATGACGTTATAATTGAAAATGTTTCGGGAACTGATTCATTCGATATAAGAAGTCCATATATTGATTTTATTATCAGATTCGCAAAAAATGTTGTTAGTTCAAATCAGGATGACAACATAAAATGCTTTTGTATCTCCGATTTGGTTAGTCCTGATGACAAAGATGCCTGGCTTGAATGGGGAATAGGAGAACTTCTTTACTGCCCGTTGACTGGGCCAGACAAAAAAGCTGGTGGCGGTATTTTTTTTATTCGCTCTGAGCCATGGCTTGACGCAGAAAGAGAAATTGCATCAATAATTACAAGTTCATTCTACTACGCATGGCTCGCTCATTTTTCATGTCATAAATCATTTTTTATAGGATTTTTTGAATCAGTTAGTGAAAAAAAATCCCGAAAATATTTAATAGCAGTTTTTTTCTTGCTTATGATTTTTCCAATTCGCCTTTCTTCCGTAGGTTCACTAGAAATAAAATCCAAAAATCCGTATATAATTACAGCTCCAGTAGAAGCTGTTGTAAAAGAATTTTTTGTCGTTCCAAATCAAGAAGTAGAGAAGGGCGGCTTGCTTTTTAAGTTTGATGACATCAAAATTAGAAATGAATATGAGGTTGTCTCTAAAGCTCTCAATGTGGCCAAAGCAGAGCTTAAAAGCTCTACACAGAAGGGCTTTATTGACGAACCAAGCAGAGCCATGGCACAGATACTTGAATCAAGAGTTGATTTGAAGCAGGCTGAGTTAAACTATCTGTCAGAAAAACTTTCTATGATTAAGATTAAGGCTCCGATTGATGGAGTTGTTATTTTCTCAGATCAATATGATTGGCTTGGTAAGCCTGTTTCAATCGGTGAAAAAATAATGGAGGTTGCGGCCCCTTCTAATGTAGAAGCAGAAATAATGCTGCCTGTTCAGGATGCTATAAATGTTGATAATGGTTCTGAAATAAAAGTTTTTCTTAATATCGAACCACAAAAGCCTCTAAAGGCCTCATTAAAGCATGCTGGCTATGAAGCAGAAACAACTCCTTCAGGGATTGTAGCCTTCAGGCTTAAGGGGGATTTTGAGGCTGGTCAGAAAATCCCTCGGATTGGACTCAGAGGAAGCGCAAAAATCTACGGAAAACGAGTTCCATTTTTCTATTATATTTTACGGAAGCCTCTCTCATACATTCGTCAGCTGACAGGTTTATGA
- a CDS encoding efflux RND transporter periplasmic adaptor subunit, whose product MKKLVIIFFCGLVFCHSVVFCAERTDQDNSPSVFSGAESSAVRALVLPRSKTILSGELAATIQKISVDMGQPFSEGQELLCLDCSVYNALLAKAKIAYEEAGKTVSINQKLSKMSTLSEIEIVSAESKLGMTKADLEYSTIQVKKCSLKAPFNGKVVKRLVDPYEYVTPGKPLIEIIDDTKVELQTFIPSKWIKWIKTGTTFSVSIDETGNKYNAKVKSIGARIDSVSQTIEIKADIENPSKDLIPGMTGVCNFNTK is encoded by the coding sequence ATGAAGAAACTTGTTATTATATTTTTTTGCGGCCTTGTTTTTTGCCATTCGGTTGTATTTTGTGCTGAAAGGACGGATCAGGATAATTCTCCGTCCGTTTTTTCAGGAGCAGAATCAAGTGCAGTAAGGGCACTTGTGCTACCTCGTAGTAAAACTATACTTTCTGGAGAACTGGCCGCAACCATACAAAAAATATCCGTTGATATGGGACAGCCTTTCAGTGAAGGCCAGGAGCTTCTCTGTCTTGACTGTTCAGTATATAATGCACTGCTTGCCAAGGCAAAAATAGCTTATGAAGAAGCGGGTAAGACCGTCTCCATAAATCAGAAACTTTCGAAAATGAGTACTTTAAGTGAAATTGAAATTGTCTCAGCCGAGTCTAAATTGGGAATGACCAAAGCAGATCTTGAATACAGTACAATCCAGGTGAAAAAATGTTCTTTAAAAGCGCCATTTAATGGGAAAGTCGTTAAAAGACTTGTGGATCCTTATGAATATGTAACACCAGGCAAGCCTTTGATTGAAATAATTGATGATACCAAAGTTGAGTTACAGACTTTTATACCGTCAAAATGGATTAAATGGATTAAAACGGGTACTACTTTTTCTGTAAGTATTGATGAAACAGGTAATAAATATAATGCTAAAGTAAAATCAATAGGTGCCAGAATAGATTCTGTGAGCCAAACTATAGAAATCAAGGCAGATATAGAAAATCCTTCTAAGGATCTTATTCCAGGCATGACCGGAGTCTGCAATTTTAATACTAAATAG